From the Micromonospora lupini genome, one window contains:
- a CDS encoding sulfite exporter TauE/SafE family protein translates to MDAVSLSTLLVAAAAAGWVDAVVGGGGLLLLPALLVAAPGLPVATALGTNKLAAIFGTATAAATYARRTTVDWRVAGPAAGLAVCGAGVGAALAGAVPASAYRPVVLVVLVSVAVFVLLRPRLGVVAAPERRTPVRVATVVAVAGVGIALYDGLIGPGTGTFLVVAFTALVGADFVHGSAMAKVVNAGTNLGALVVFGVTGHVWWLLGAGMAVCNIAGAVVGARMALRRGSGFVRVVLLVVVLALVAKLGYDQWVAR, encoded by the coding sequence GTGGACGCCGTATCGCTGAGTACGTTGCTTGTCGCCGCCGCGGCGGCCGGGTGGGTGGACGCTGTGGTCGGCGGCGGCGGGTTGCTGTTGTTGCCGGCGTTGCTGGTGGCCGCGCCGGGGTTGCCGGTGGCCACGGCGTTGGGCACGAACAAGTTGGCGGCGATCTTCGGTACGGCGACGGCGGCGGCGACGTATGCGCGGCGTACGACTGTCGACTGGCGGGTGGCGGGGCCGGCGGCGGGGTTGGCGGTGTGCGGCGCGGGGGTGGGTGCGGCGTTGGCCGGTGCGGTGCCGGCGTCGGCGTACCGGCCGGTGGTGTTGGTGGTGTTGGTGTCGGTGGCGGTGTTCGTGCTGCTGCGGCCGCGCCTGGGGGTGGTGGCGGCGCCGGAGCGGCGGACGCCGGTGCGGGTGGCGACGGTGGTGGCGGTGGCCGGGGTGGGCATCGCGTTGTACGACGGGTTGATCGGTCCGGGTACGGGGACGTTCCTGGTGGTGGCGTTCACGGCCCTGGTGGGTGCGGATTTCGTGCACGGGTCGGCGATGGCGAAGGTGGTCAACGCGGGGACGAACCTGGGTGCGTTGGTGGTGTTCGGGGTGACCGGGCACGTGTGGTGGTTGCTGGGCGCGGGGATGGCGGTGTGCAACATCGCGGGCGCGGTGGTGGGGGCGCGGATGGCGTTGCGTCGTGGTTCGGGGTTCGTGCGGGTGGTGCTGCTGGTGGTGGTGCTGGCGTTGGTCGCGAAGTTGGGTTACGACCAGTGGGTGGCCCGCTGA
- the def gene encoding peptide deformylase, giving the protein MTMRPIRIIGDPVLRTECDPVTTFDADLRALVTDLMDTLLGEPGRAGVAAPQIGVNAQVFVYDADGHRGHLVNPTLELSDELSDDEEGCLSIPGLYFPTPRALHATAHGVDQHGEPLTITGTGFLARALQHETDHLRGTLYVDTLRGDTRRRALREIRAGRFDSPSRRA; this is encoded by the coding sequence ATGACCATGCGGCCCATCCGGATCATCGGCGACCCCGTCCTGCGCACCGAATGCGACCCGGTCACCACCTTCGACGCCGACCTGCGCGCCCTGGTCACCGACCTGATGGACACCCTGCTCGGCGAACCCGGCCGCGCCGGCGTCGCCGCACCACAGATCGGCGTCAACGCCCAGGTCTTCGTCTACGACGCCGACGGACACCGCGGCCACCTCGTCAACCCCACACTCGAACTCTCCGACGAGCTCTCCGACGACGAGGAAGGCTGCCTGTCCATCCCCGGGCTGTACTTCCCGACCCCCCGCGCCCTGCACGCCACCGCCCACGGCGTCGACCAGCACGGCGAACCCCTCACCATCACCGGCACCGGTTTCCTCGCCCGCGCCCTGCAACACGAAACCGACCACCTGCGCGGCACCCTCTACGTCGACACCCTGCGCGGAGACACCCGCCGCCGGGCCCTACGCGAAATCCGCGCCGGCCGCTTCGACTCACCCAGCCGCCGCGCCTAG
- a CDS encoding chorismate-binding protein: MRKVGPYGVETLPQVLVDVPAAPTACRDTLAERARLHWRRTDGGDPAALAEEFLAAHGLNLRDLTRPTTDHHDTTGPCGAALYLSAAAGAHLAGAPTAAPEPAPTLPDLAVVVYDHRPTHATPPAPPTPWWLGEWTESWTPRQHATAVDAVRDAIARGDLYQANLVGHAAAPYTGDPLPALRRLGALPGARYGGVLTGDDWAIGCASPETLIALRDGHLITRPIKGTRPATPTGRAELLTSAKERAEHIMIVDLERNDLARIARTGTVTVDDLFAVRRWCDLWQAESTVRATPADGLGLADLLRATCPGGSVTGAPKLAALTHIAAAEPVGRGASMGALGWVTPGHIDLGLTIRTAAADGEHLHTWAGGGITWDSDAHAEVAEAAAKTTPVRATLAGH; encoded by the coding sequence ATGAGGAAGGTCGGACCATACGGCGTGGAAACGCTCCCACAGGTGCTGGTCGATGTGCCGGCAGCACCCACCGCCTGTCGCGACACGCTCGCCGAACGCGCACGCCTGCACTGGCGCCGCACCGACGGCGGCGACCCCGCCGCGCTCGCCGAGGAGTTCCTCGCCGCACACGGCCTGAACCTGCGCGACCTCACCCGACCCACCACCGACCACCACGACACCACCGGGCCCTGCGGCGCCGCCCTCTACCTCTCCGCCGCCGCCGGAGCACACCTCGCCGGCGCCCCCACCGCCGCGCCCGAACCCGCACCGACCCTGCCCGACCTCGCCGTCGTCGTCTACGACCACCGCCCCACCCACGCCACACCACCCGCCCCACCCACACCCTGGTGGCTCGGCGAATGGACCGAGAGCTGGACACCGCGGCAACACGCCACCGCCGTCGACGCCGTCCGCGACGCCATCGCCCGCGGCGACCTCTACCAGGCCAACCTCGTCGGCCACGCCGCCGCCCCCTACACCGGCGACCCGCTGCCCGCCCTGCGCCGCCTCGGCGCGCTCCCCGGCGCCCGCTACGGCGGCGTCCTCACCGGCGACGACTGGGCCATCGGCTGCGCCTCCCCGGAAACCCTCATCGCGCTCCGCGACGGACACCTCATCACCCGACCCATCAAAGGCACCCGCCCCGCCACCCCCACCGGCCGCGCCGAACTGCTCACCAGCGCCAAGGAACGCGCCGAACACATCATGATCGTCGACCTGGAACGCAACGACCTCGCCCGCATCGCCCGCACCGGCACCGTCACCGTCGACGACCTGTTCGCCGTGCGCCGCTGGTGCGACCTCTGGCAGGCCGAATCCACAGTCCGCGCCACCCCCGCCGACGGCCTCGGCCTCGCCGACCTGCTACGCGCCACCTGCCCCGGCGGCTCCGTCACCGGCGCACCCAAACTCGCCGCCCTCACCCACATCGCCGCCGCAGAACCCGTCGGCCGCGGCGCCAGCATGGGCGCCCTCGGCTGGGTCACCCCCGGCCACATCGACCTCGGCCTGACCATCCGCACCGCCGCCGCCGACGGCGAGCACCTGCACACCTGGGCCGGCGGCGGCATCACCTGGGACAGCGACGCCCACGCCGAAGTCGCCGAAGCCGCCGCGAAGACCACACCCGTCCGCGCCACCCTGGCCGGACACTGA
- a CDS encoding DUF5999 family protein: protein MCQHQPTCPSAEATDREAARVLACFREQGWSLLCNGVIVFEDTGELLPDGSSIAPHRGPARHALVA, encoded by the coding sequence ATGTGCCAGCACCAACCGACCTGCCCCTCCGCTGAAGCCACCGACCGGGAAGCCGCACGAGTCCTCGCCTGCTTCCGTGAGCAGGGCTGGAGCCTGCTCTGCAACGGTGTCATAGTCTTCGAGGACACCGGCGAGCTACTCCCCGACGGCAGCAGCATCGCACCGCACCGCGGCCCCGCCCGCCACGCTCTCGTGGCCTGA
- the gcvP gene encoding aminomethyl-transferring glycine dehydrogenase — translation MSVEQFATRHIGPGADDERRMLEVVGHDSIDELMDAAIPEVIRWHGTLDLPEAATEAEALAELRALAARNSVAVSMIGMGYHGTHTPAVIRRNVLEDPAWYTAYTPYQPEISQGRLEALLNFQTMVTDLTGLTTANASMLDEGTAAAEAMTLARRASKSKSPVYVVDADALPQTIAVITSRAEPLGIDVRVVDVEGDELPAEFFGLHLQYPGASGAVRDHTGLVEAAHTVGALVTVAADLLALTLLRAPGEIGADIAAGTTQRFGVPMGFGGPHAGYLAVRAGLERMLPGRLVGVSRDADGNPAYRLALQTREQHIRREKATSNICTAQVLLAVMAGMYAVYHGPDGLRDIATRTHAMAARLAAGLRAGGVDVADVAFFDTVTATVPGAAAQVVAAAAERGVNLRLVDADRVGMSCDETTTVAHLRAVWAAFGVDALDGDGDRALPAALTRTSDFLTHPVFRSHHSETAMLRYLRRLSDFDYALDRGMIPLGSCTMKLNATTEMEPVSWAEFANIHPFAPDAQTAGYREMIGQLESWLAEVTGYDAVSVQPNAGSQGELAGLLAIRSYHASRGDTHRDVCLIPSSAHGTNAASAVMAGMRVVVVACDDDGNVDLVDLDAKIDKHRDALAAIMVTYPSTHGVYETGIASLCAKVHDAGGQVYVDGANLNALVGFAKPGKFGADVSHLNLHKTFCIPHGGGGPGVGPVAVRAHLAPFLPGDPLGAHADATPAISAAKYGSAGILPIPWAYLRMMGAEGLTRATGVAVLAANYVAARLRGHFPVLYAGNKGLVAHECILDLRPLTKATGVSVDDVAKRLIDYGFHAPTMSFPVAGTLMVEPTESEDLAELDRFCDAMIAIRAEIEQVGSGQWPAGDNPLANAPHTAAMVSGDEWPHPYPRSVGAYPAGVDRAGKYWPPVRRIDGAYGDRNLVCSCPSPEAFED, via the coding sequence ATGTCCGTAGAGCAGTTCGCCACCCGTCACATCGGTCCCGGAGCGGACGACGAGCGCCGCATGCTGGAGGTCGTCGGCCACGACTCGATCGACGAGTTGATGGACGCCGCGATCCCCGAGGTGATCCGCTGGCACGGCACCCTCGACCTGCCGGAGGCGGCCACCGAGGCCGAGGCGCTCGCCGAGCTGCGGGCCCTCGCCGCGCGTAACAGCGTCGCCGTGTCGATGATCGGCATGGGCTACCACGGCACGCACACCCCGGCGGTGATCCGCCGCAACGTGCTGGAGGACCCGGCCTGGTACACGGCGTACACGCCGTACCAGCCGGAGATCAGCCAGGGCCGCCTGGAGGCGCTGCTGAACTTCCAGACGATGGTCACCGACCTGACCGGCCTGACCACCGCGAACGCCTCGATGCTCGACGAGGGCACCGCCGCCGCGGAGGCCATGACCCTCGCCCGCCGCGCGTCGAAGAGCAAGAGCCCGGTGTACGTCGTCGACGCCGACGCCCTGCCGCAGACCATCGCGGTGATCACCAGCCGGGCCGAGCCGCTCGGCATCGACGTGCGGGTCGTCGACGTCGAGGGCGACGAGCTGCCCGCCGAGTTCTTCGGCCTGCACCTGCAGTACCCGGGGGCGTCCGGGGCGGTGCGCGACCACACGGGTCTCGTCGAGGCGGCGCACACCGTCGGGGCCCTGGTCACCGTCGCGGCGGACCTGCTGGCGTTGACGCTGCTGCGCGCGCCGGGGGAGATCGGCGCGGACATCGCCGCGGGCACCACCCAACGCTTCGGCGTACCCATGGGCTTCGGTGGGCCGCACGCCGGCTACCTGGCGGTACGCGCCGGCCTGGAGCGGATGCTGCCCGGCCGTCTCGTCGGGGTGTCCCGCGACGCCGACGGCAACCCGGCGTACCGGTTGGCGTTGCAGACCCGCGAGCAGCACATCCGGCGGGAGAAGGCGACAAGCAACATCTGCACCGCGCAGGTGCTCCTCGCCGTGATGGCCGGCATGTACGCCGTCTACCACGGCCCGGACGGGCTGCGGGACATCGCGACGCGTACCCATGCCATGGCGGCGCGGCTCGCGGCCGGGCTGCGCGCCGGCGGCGTCGACGTCGCGGACGTCGCGTTCTTCGACACCGTCACCGCGACCGTGCCGGGCGCGGCGGCGCAGGTCGTCGCGGCCGCCGCCGAGCGTGGCGTGAACCTGCGGCTGGTCGACGCCGACCGGGTGGGGATGTCCTGCGACGAGACGACCACCGTGGCGCACCTGCGCGCGGTGTGGGCGGCGTTCGGCGTGGACGCCCTCGACGGCGACGGCGACCGGGCCCTGCCCGCGGCGTTGACCCGCACGAGTGACTTCCTCACCCACCCGGTGTTCCGCAGCCACCACTCGGAGACGGCGATGCTGCGCTACCTGCGGCGGCTGTCGGACTTCGACTACGCCCTGGACCGGGGCATGATCCCGCTGGGGTCGTGCACGATGAAGCTGAACGCGACCACCGAGATGGAGCCGGTCAGTTGGGCGGAGTTCGCAAACATCCACCCGTTCGCGCCGGACGCGCAGACCGCCGGGTACCGGGAGATGATCGGGCAGCTGGAGTCGTGGCTGGCCGAGGTGACCGGCTACGACGCGGTGAGCGTGCAACCCAACGCCGGGTCGCAGGGTGAACTGGCCGGCCTGCTGGCCATCCGCTCGTACCACGCGTCGCGGGGTGACACGCACCGCGACGTGTGCCTGATCCCGTCGTCGGCGCACGGCACGAACGCCGCGTCGGCCGTGATGGCCGGCATGCGGGTCGTCGTGGTGGCCTGCGACGACGACGGCAACGTCGACCTCGTCGACCTGGACGCGAAGATCGACAAGCACCGCGACGCGCTCGCCGCGATCATGGTGACGTACCCGTCGACGCACGGCGTCTACGAGACGGGCATCGCGTCGCTGTGCGCGAAGGTCCACGACGCCGGCGGGCAGGTGTACGTCGACGGCGCGAACCTCAACGCCCTCGTCGGGTTCGCCAAGCCCGGGAAGTTCGGCGCGGACGTGTCGCACCTGAACCTGCACAAGACGTTCTGCATCCCGCACGGCGGCGGCGGCCCCGGCGTCGGCCCGGTGGCGGTCCGCGCGCACCTCGCGCCGTTCCTGCCCGGCGACCCGCTGGGCGCGCACGCCGACGCGACGCCGGCGATCTCGGCGGCGAAGTACGGGTCGGCGGGCATCCTGCCGATCCCGTGGGCGTACCTGCGGATGATGGGCGCGGAGGGCCTGACCCGGGCGACAGGCGTGGCAGTCCTCGCGGCGAACTACGTGGCCGCGCGGCTGCGGGGACACTTCCCGGTGCTGTACGCCGGCAACAAGGGCCTGGTCGCGCACGAGTGCATCCTCGACCTGCGGCCGTTGACGAAGGCGACAGGCGTGAGCGTCGACGACGTGGCGAAGCGGCTGATCGACTACGGCTTCCACGCGCCGACGATGTCGTTCCCCGTCGCCGGGACGCTGATGGTGGAGCCGACCGAGAGCGAGGACCTGGCCGAGCTGGACCGGTTCTGCGACGCGATGATCGCGATCCGGGCGGAGATCGAGCAGGTGGGTTCGGGGCAGTGGCCGGCGGGGGACAACCCCCTGGCCAACGCGCCGCACACCGCGGCGATGGTCAGCGGCGACGAGTGGCCGCACCCGTACCCGCGGTCGGTGGGCGCGTACCCGGCCGGGGTGGACCGGGCCGGGAAGTACTGGCCGCCGGTGCGGCGCATCGACGGCGCGTACGGCGACCGGAACCTGGTCTGCTCGTGTCCGTCGCCCGAGGCGTTCGAGGACTGA
- a CDS encoding NAD-dependent protein deacetylase has protein sequence MTNSLEALTSLVAGGGVVVLSGAGLSTESGIPDYRGPSGVARRHTPMTFQAFTRDPLARRRYWARSHLGWRLIARAAPNDGHRAVARLQRAGLVDAVITQNVDGLHGAAGSDRVVELHGRLDEVVCLDCGNLTSREEVDRRLREANPDFVARVAAVNPDGDVDLPDGQVAGFRPVDCGICGTGMLKPDVVFFGETVPPQRVARCFTLVEQARAVVVLGSSLTVMSGRRFVIRAAKRGIAVAIVNQGPTRGDGYATVCVDAPLGAVLPALADRVAGGAAPLAAPAGV, from the coding sequence GTGACGAACAGCCTGGAGGCGTTGACCTCGCTGGTGGCCGGTGGTGGGGTGGTGGTGCTCAGCGGTGCGGGCCTGTCCACCGAATCGGGTATTCCGGACTATCGGGGGCCCAGCGGGGTGGCCCGCCGGCACACGCCGATGACGTTCCAGGCGTTCACCAGGGATCCCCTCGCGCGGCGGCGGTACTGGGCGCGTAGCCACCTGGGGTGGCGGTTGATCGCGCGGGCGGCGCCGAACGACGGGCACCGGGCGGTGGCGCGGCTGCAACGCGCCGGTCTGGTCGACGCGGTGATCACGCAGAACGTCGACGGGCTGCACGGCGCCGCCGGCAGCGACCGGGTGGTCGAGTTGCACGGCCGTCTCGACGAGGTGGTGTGCCTGGACTGCGGCAACCTGACCTCCCGGGAGGAGGTGGACCGGCGGCTGCGCGAGGCCAACCCGGATTTCGTGGCTCGCGTGGCCGCGGTCAACCCGGACGGTGATGTGGATCTCCCCGACGGGCAGGTGGCCGGTTTCCGGCCGGTGGACTGCGGGATCTGCGGGACGGGGATGCTGAAACCGGACGTGGTGTTCTTCGGCGAGACGGTGCCACCGCAGCGGGTGGCGCGGTGTTTCACGCTTGTGGAGCAGGCGCGGGCGGTGGTGGTGCTCGGGTCGTCGTTGACTGTCATGTCGGGGCGGCGGTTCGTGATCCGGGCGGCGAAACGGGGCATTGCGGTGGCGATCGTCAACCAGGGGCCGACCCGGGGTGACGGGTACGCCACGGTGTGCGTCGACGCGCCGCTGGGGGCGGTGCTGCCGGCGCTGGCCGACCGGGTGGCCGGTGGGGCCGCGCCGCTGGCCGCGCCGGCCGGCGTGTGA
- a CDS encoding MerR family transcriptional regulator — protein sequence MGLLTIGAFARAAGLTPKALRLYARVGVLAPAAVDPESGYRLYDPRQVPLARLVAQLRRIGMPLARIRAVCDLEPAAAAEAVTAYWRQVSVDTAARARLAGLLVDHLSEGSATMSSRTNSAVAVRCAAGCDSGIVRDSNEDVAYASDRLLAVADGVRGPGGAVASAAAVDALTVVDLVDGSAVDLLTMLAGAVTDADRVVRRLATDEHQPATTLTALLRSGTHLAVVHVGDTRAYLLRDGELSLLTQDHTWVQAQVDQGRLDRDEAGAHPQRALLVRALGGGTQVEADLALRTALPGDRYLLCSDGLWAVVDRGDLFATLRAAADPERAVRDLIAAARAAGAPDNIACVVADVVAV from the coding sequence GTGGGGTTGCTGACCATCGGGGCTTTCGCCCGGGCGGCGGGCCTGACGCCGAAGGCGTTGCGCCTGTACGCGCGGGTGGGGGTGCTGGCGCCGGCAGCGGTGGATCCCGAGTCGGGCTACCGGCTCTATGACCCGCGGCAGGTGCCGCTGGCGCGGCTGGTGGCCCAGTTGCGGCGCATCGGCATGCCGCTGGCGCGGATCCGCGCCGTGTGCGACCTGGAGCCAGCGGCGGCGGCGGAGGCGGTCACCGCGTACTGGCGGCAGGTGTCGGTCGACACGGCGGCGCGGGCGCGGCTCGCGGGCCTTCTCGTGGATCACCTGTCCGAAGGGAGCGCCACCATGTCGTCGAGAACGAACAGTGCCGTCGCCGTCCGCTGTGCCGCCGGCTGTGACAGCGGGATCGTGCGGGACAGCAACGAGGACGTCGCGTACGCCAGTGACCGGTTGCTGGCGGTCGCCGACGGGGTGCGGGGGCCCGGGGGCGCGGTCGCCAGCGCCGCCGCCGTCGATGCCCTCACAGTTGTGGATCTCGTCGACGGGTCGGCCGTCGACCTGTTGACGATGCTGGCGGGGGCGGTCACCGACGCCGACCGTGTGGTGCGGCGGCTGGCTACCGACGAGCACCAGCCGGCGACGACGCTCACCGCGCTGCTGCGCAGCGGCACCCACCTGGCGGTGGTGCACGTCGGTGACACCCGGGCGTACCTGCTGCGCGACGGTGAGCTGTCCCTGCTGACGCAGGACCACACGTGGGTGCAGGCCCAGGTGGATCAGGGTCGGCTCGACCGCGACGAGGCGGGCGCGCATCCGCAGCGGGCGTTGCTGGTGCGCGCGCTCGGCGGCGGTACGCAGGTCGAGGCCGACCTGGCGCTGCGCACGGCGTTGCCCGGTGACCGGTACCTGTTGTGCTCCGACGGGCTGTGGGCTGTCGTGGACCGGGGTGACCTGTTCGCGACGCTGCGCGCGGCGGCCGATCCGGAGCGGGCGGTGCGGGACCTGATCGCCGCGGCGCGGGCCGCGGGGGCGCCGGACAACATCGCCTGCGTCGTCGCGGACGTCGTCGCGGTGTAG
- a CDS encoding NAD(P)H-binding protein produces MRVVIAGGHGKIALLLERHLTDRGDTAVGLIRNPDQADALRAVGATPVVCDLEHADVDEVAAHLRHADAVIFAAGAGPGSGADRKDTVDRAAAALLADAATRAGVHRYLLVSSMGVDTPPAAGTDDVWAAYLRAKRAAEDDLRARDLTWTVLRPGRLTDDEPTGQVTLTRHADRGAVSRADVALVLAALLDEPRTAGATLELVNGPTPIADAVRATTT; encoded by the coding sequence ATGCGTGTCGTCATCGCCGGAGGCCACGGCAAGATCGCCCTGCTGCTGGAACGTCACCTCACCGACCGCGGCGACACCGCCGTCGGCCTCATCCGCAACCCCGACCAAGCCGACGCCCTACGCGCCGTCGGCGCCACCCCTGTCGTCTGCGACCTGGAACACGCCGACGTCGACGAGGTCGCCGCGCACCTGCGCCACGCCGACGCGGTCATCTTCGCCGCAGGCGCCGGCCCCGGCAGCGGCGCCGACCGCAAGGACACCGTCGACCGGGCCGCCGCCGCGCTGCTCGCCGACGCCGCCACCCGCGCCGGCGTCCACCGCTACCTGCTGGTCTCCTCCATGGGCGTCGACACGCCACCCGCCGCCGGCACCGACGACGTGTGGGCCGCCTACCTGCGCGCCAAACGAGCCGCCGAGGACGACCTACGCGCCCGCGACCTGACCTGGACGGTGCTGCGCCCCGGCCGGCTCACCGACGACGAACCCACCGGGCAGGTCACCCTCACCCGACACGCCGACCGGGGCGCCGTCAGCCGCGCCGACGTCGCCCTGGTCCTCGCCGCGCTCCTCGACGAACCCCGCACCGCCGGCGCGACCCTCGAACTCGTGAACGGACCGACACCGATCGCCGACGCCGTCCGCGCCACCACGACCTGA
- a CDS encoding DivIVA domain-containing protein has translation MSATPISRYDGMQVTGGVQVRMTSDRVRRWEFGSAPFARRGYDNADVDRFRVQVADELDLLATQIANLRAENERLTDRVELHRHGVIPSTPAAAKVPAAKEVNLLSAAQREAEQIIAQAHDYARRVAEYARVQYESYMRAAAEEAKQEAERAVAEYRSSAGSSFDDTVATREALRIFGEMMVSHMQAAARHLDDGSEQLARTMDRIAKETPGAPFVGGAAGQAALPRHHQR, from the coding sequence GTGAGCGCGACCCCGATCAGCCGGTACGACGGGATGCAGGTGACCGGCGGTGTGCAGGTGCGGATGACCTCCGACCGGGTTCGGCGGTGGGAGTTCGGGTCGGCGCCGTTCGCGCGGCGTGGCTACGACAACGCGGACGTGGACCGGTTCCGGGTGCAGGTCGCCGACGAGTTGGATCTGTTGGCGACGCAGATCGCGAATTTGCGGGCGGAGAACGAGCGGCTCACCGATCGGGTGGAGTTGCACAGGCATGGGGTGATCCCGAGCACTCCGGCGGCGGCGAAGGTGCCGGCGGCGAAGGAGGTGAATCTGCTGTCGGCGGCGCAGCGGGAGGCCGAGCAGATCATCGCGCAAGCGCACGACTATGCGCGGCGGGTCGCCGAGTACGCCCGGGTGCAGTACGAGAGTTACATGCGGGCGGCGGCGGAGGAGGCGAAGCAGGAGGCTGAGCGGGCGGTGGCGGAGTACCGCAGTTCGGCCGGGTCGAGCTTCGACGACACGGTCGCGACCCGGGAGGCGTTGCGGATCTTCGGGGAGATGATGGTGTCGCACATGCAGGCGGCGGCGCGGCATCTCGACGACGGCAGTGAGCAGTTGGCCCGCACGATGGACCGGATCGCGAAGGAGACGCCGGGGGCGCCCTTCGTGGGTGGTGCGGCGGGGCAGGCGGCGTTGCCGCGTCACCACCAGCGGTGA
- a CDS encoding globin domain-containing protein produces MDEARLKQSWSLVAGHGDEVPLYFYSTLFLSHPETRQMFPTNMAGQRDRLVTALGHIVSHVDQVDRLVGFLQDLGADHRKFAVRAEHYPAVGEALLATLQHFLGDQWTDELAQDWAAAYGLIAQVMVEAAQAAEAVNPPWWVAEIVAHERRAFDVAVLTVRPQYLLPFTPGQSIGVSHPSVRSWRYYSPANAPRADGTLELHVRAAPGGAVSSRLVYGSAVGDRVHLAAPVGERLALWSAGSSDLLLLASGTGWAPVKALVEQVAAEGSRRRVDLYVGARSPSEFYDSDAIDKVASSFPWLTVTYVVGADVNRPGEFVYAVDRALADGDWRSRHVYVCGSDEMVSHAVQTLARAGYHEGQVHHEGLGKQWYGPAWRTAVQQSSEGLAGPVVANERRER; encoded by the coding sequence GTGGACGAGGCCCGGCTCAAGCAGAGTTGGTCTCTCGTCGCCGGTCACGGCGACGAGGTGCCGCTCTACTTCTATTCGACGTTGTTTCTGTCGCATCCCGAGACGCGGCAGATGTTCCCCACGAACATGGCGGGGCAGCGTGACCGTCTGGTCACCGCGTTGGGGCACATCGTGTCCCATGTGGATCAGGTCGATCGGCTTGTGGGTTTCCTGCAGGACCTGGGCGCGGATCACCGGAAGTTCGCGGTCCGCGCGGAGCACTATCCGGCGGTCGGTGAGGCGCTGTTGGCGACGTTGCAGCATTTCCTCGGCGACCAGTGGACCGATGAGCTGGCTCAGGACTGGGCGGCGGCGTACGGGCTGATCGCGCAGGTGATGGTGGAGGCGGCGCAGGCCGCGGAGGCGGTGAACCCGCCGTGGTGGGTGGCGGAGATCGTGGCCCATGAGCGGCGGGCGTTCGACGTGGCGGTGTTGACGGTGCGCCCGCAGTACCTCTTGCCGTTCACTCCGGGTCAGTCGATCGGGGTGTCGCATCCGTCGGTGCGGTCGTGGCGGTACTACTCGCCGGCGAACGCGCCGCGGGCGGACGGCACGCTGGAGTTGCATGTGCGGGCCGCTCCGGGTGGCGCGGTGTCGTCGCGGTTGGTGTACGGGTCGGCGGTGGGGGACCGTGTGCATCTGGCCGCGCCGGTGGGGGAGCGCCTGGCGTTGTGGTCGGCGGGTTCAAGTGATCTGTTGCTGTTGGCGTCGGGTACCGGCTGGGCGCCGGTGAAGGCGTTGGTGGAGCAGGTCGCCGCGGAGGGTTCCCGTCGTCGCGTGGATCTGTATGTGGGTGCGCGGTCGCCAAGCGAGTTCTACGACAGCGACGCGATCGACAAGGTGGCGTCGTCGTTTCCGTGGTTGACGGTGACGTACGTGGTGGGCGCGGACGTGAACCGGCCGGGTGAGTTCGTGTACGCGGTGGACCGGGCGTTGGCCGATGGTGACTGGCGTTCGCGGCACGTGTACGTGTGCGGGTCGGACGAGATGGTGTCGCACGCGGTGCAGACGTTGGCGCGGGCGGGTTACCACGAGGGTCAGGTGCATCACGAGGGTCTGGGCAAGCAGTGGTACGGCCCGGCGTGGCGTACGGCGGTCCAGCAGTCGAGTGAGGGCCTCGCGGGCCCCGTAGTCGCGAACGAGAGGCGTGAGCGGTGA
- a CDS encoding group I truncated hemoglobin yields the protein MTVTEETAPPSNYDRIGGASSVKAAVELFYDKVLADPELAGYFATVDMAGQRRHLALMLTVVLGGPNEYTGRGLAEAHQPLGIPVAHYAKVGEYLIATLGELGVPADVQDDVRAVLAQVQDQVVAAGERPGV from the coding sequence GTGACGGTTACGGAAGAGACCGCTCCCCCCTCGAATTACGACCGCATCGGCGGCGCGAGTTCGGTGAAGGCGGCCGTGGAGCTGTTCTACGACAAGGTGCTCGCCGATCCGGAGTTGGCGGGTTATTTCGCCACTGTGGACATGGCGGGTCAGCGTCGGCACCTGGCGTTGATGTTGACTGTGGTGTTGGGCGGTCCGAACGAGTACACGGGTCGCGGGTTGGCCGAGGCGCATCAGCCGTTGGGCATTCCGGTGGCGCACTACGCCAAGGTGGGTGAGTACCTGATCGCGACGCTTGGCGAGTTGGGTGTTCCGGCCGACGTGCAGGACGACGTGCGGGCGGTGCTGGCGCAGGTGCAGGACCAGGTGGTGGCCGCCGGAGAGCGTCCGGGCGTCTGA